TCTATCCGTGGCCAGAAAACCAGTATATGAAAAAAGTCAACTGCTATGGCTGATGAACTGCTATGCCAATGATGGCCGGGATGAATATCGCGATAATAAAGATAATCTGCGATGGCTGGCCAATGCTAATCCCAGAGCACCGATCATTGGCAAAAGTGCTTGGCAGGATAAAAGATCTCTCATGCCACAAAATCTAACCAGTAACTGGAGTTGGTCAGCTGAATTTTTGGATAAATCCAATCTATCCGGCGAAACCATAGTCATTGATAGTAATTTAAAATTTCCCATACTCTTTGATTTACCTCATCCCAAATATGGCTTTTTAAATTTGGGGTTTCTCCAACATATGAATGCTGGGCTCTTTGGCTATCATCCGGCCTACTGTTTTGGCAATTCCTATCAAAATCCACTCATAGCTCGGGAAAAATTCTTCCAGGCCAACGCCCAACAGCCAACGGATTGGCCATCCCATTATAGGGTAGAAATGCTCTACGATTATTCCTATTGCCTAAACCGAGCCCTATGGGATTCCTATTTTCTCACGGGATTATATCGTCATGATGTTTTGAATAAAAGGCTTCGGCCCTATGGCGATGCTACCCTTGATGACCTGAATTCCATCGATGCCGCGAAAAAAATGTATATCCATGGGGCATTTAACATAAATAGCACCTCCATCGATGCCTGGGCAGCTGTCCTCGGTAGTACCATAGGGCTAAATGACGCCAACAAAGCATCCTATTATCGTTGTCTGAGTCCATCTGTTGGCATTGGCGAAGTGAAATTAGAAAAAAATCAGATCCATACATTGGCCAACAGAATAGTTGAGCAGATAAAAATCCGAGGACCCTTTGGCAGCATTGGTGAATTTGTAAATCGCAAACTAATAGCCAAAGCCAATGATGATACTCCATCGGTGGCCAAGGATAAGCAATTGGGGATTTCTGGCGTGCTCCAGCGAGCCATCGACGGAAATTATTCCTTTGCCAGTGAAGATATTGGTGCTGACTATGAAAGTTTAAATCGTGGATTCTCAAAAATAGTTAAATCCTCAAAAAATGTAACCTGGTACGACGATAAGGCTGCCAGTGGCCAAGTGGATGCTTGTGCGCCTGGCTACCTTACCCAGGCTGACCTATTGCAATCGTTGGGATCCACTTTGGCTGCCCGAGGAGATACTTTCTGCATTCATTGCTATGGAGATGGTGCTGGCAAAGGTGGTAATCCATTGGCCAGAGCCGAAGCCATCGTTCAGCGATTGCCAGATCAAGGCGATCCCAATGGAAGGGCATTTAAGATCATATCATTTAAATGGATAGATTAGGAGCAATCTCATCTATTTCATTTATTTATTGCCAACCCACGCACATAGCGGTTGGAAGTTTCATTGGCAAATACCATGCAATTTTCGTCGGTTTCTCCGGCCAGCATAGCCAGTGAGAATCCCGCATTGAACACATCGCCACCACCGGTGCTGGTCACCGGATTGTCGACCTTAAATCCATCGACAAAACTCGTAGCATTGGCACTGGCACAGGCGCTGCATCCTATGCCATGAATAACGATTTTATTTATTTTACTATGGTCTAGTAGGAATTTCGCCGCTGCCATCATGGAATTTTTTGTTTCATCCAGATTAATTTTTCCAAACAAGTCGCATAGTTGCTGAGCTTCTTTTACATTTAAACTGAGCACTGCGGTGCCGTATTTTCCAAAAATGCCAATTTGATCCATTACCAATTTTTTATCTTTTTGGCTTCGCTTCTCTGGATCTGCCAAATCGAAAAAATAGAATTTTTGTTTTTTATTCAATTTAGGCACGATCTCGTTGGTCATAGTATCCATAATTTTACCCATGGCCGGTATCATGGTCCAGTTGAGGATGGCGATAAGATCAGCCACTTCTAGCATTTCGATGAAAACTTCAAGACCAACATTTTCTATGATTTTTTCAAAGGTTATAGCATCCAATGGATTGGTTATGCCAAATAATATTTTACCGTCATTAAACTCGACGGCAGTAGTTTCTCCTGGCTCTCCTAGCGACAAAGCTTGGGTTTTTTTTGAAAATTCCAAAAATATATTTTCGGTGAATTTGCCCAGTGAACCTATGAATCTAGTCATCACACCGAGGTCAGCTAATGCATTGGCCATCAACACTGCATTACCACCTATCCTGATTTCTTTGACAAAAAATTCCATATTCGTGCTGTGACCCGATGCCATGGCAATTTTCTTGGCAAACTCGTCTATGGTTTCGATTCTTTGATAATTTTTGCCGGTACCATCACGCAGCCGAACGGCTTCCACAATCTTGTCAATGAAGCCATCAAATCCAATCATAGAATTAAATCGATGAGCCATATTTAAAATATTTTTCCTATCCATATTGCAATGATATTTACAATGGTGTTCATATAATGCATTTTAATTCCGTGAACAATATAAAAAATCTAGACAGCATACAAAATTTTCTAAGTATTAATTCCATGGCTAAGGTAGGAATTATATTCCCTGGCCAAGGGTCACAATTTGTCGGCATGGGTAAATCCCTGTACGATAATGATATTATTGTCAGAGAACATTTTAAAGCGGCCAATAGGGTTCTCGGCTATGACTTGGCGAGTATATGTTTTAATGGACCACTGGAAAGATTGACCGAAAGTAGATTCTGTCAACCGGCGCTATTTATCCATGCCTATGTATCATATTTAATGGTAATGATGGAAATTTGTGGCATTGAAAATCCTCCAGATGTGATATTTGGCCTCAGTGTGGGAGAGATCATCGCATTGACCATTGCCGGAGTACTTTCCTTTGATGCCGGACTTAGACTTGTGGAAAGGCGTGGCATATATATGCAAGAGGCCTGTCAAGAAACCAAAGGAAAAATGGTGGCTTTGGTTGGTAATTCCAGAAAAGAGGTGGAAATTTTATGTAAAATAACAGATGTATACATATCTAATTTCAATGCCCCGGATCAGATGGTGATTTCCGGTGGGGCTAAAGAGATTGATAAAGCTATAGATATTGCAAAAAAAATGAAATTTTCCAAAGTGATTGAACTGAATGTTGCTGGAGCCTTTCATAGTCCATTGATGGAATCGGCTAAAATAAGGTTCAAGAAATATATCAAGGATATAGAGTTTAATGAACCAAAAATCAATATCATATCGAATGTTACTGGTAAATTTATGAAAGATCCAGATGAGATAAAATCTTTACTATGTGAACAAATAGTGTCAGAGGTACGATGGGTAGATTGTATGAAAACTGCCATAGATCATGGTGTTTCGAAGTTTTACCAGTGTGGCCCTGGAAAGACATTGGTCAAATTAGCCAAGCGAATTGATAAAAATGTGATGGTAAAGGCCGTCGGTGAAGTTTCTGACGTACCTGGCCTTCCCTATGTACTAGATACACCCTAGCTATTTGCCATGATAGCTAAATCCATAGTTTTATTCACATTGGATTGTTTTCTATTTCTAGTTAGTGGAGAATTAATTCGCTTAGGTATCAATACCATTAGCACTCG
The window above is part of the Puniceicoccales bacterium genome. Proteins encoded here:
- the fabD gene encoding ACP S-malonyltransferase — translated: MNNIKNLDSIQNFLSINSMAKVGIIFPGQGSQFVGMGKSLYDNDIIVREHFKAANRVLGYDLASICFNGPLERLTESRFCQPALFIHAYVSYLMVMMEICGIENPPDVIFGLSVGEIIALTIAGVLSFDAGLRLVERRGIYMQEACQETKGKMVALVGNSRKEVEILCKITDVYISNFNAPDQMVISGGAKEIDKAIDIAKKMKFSKVIELNVAGAFHSPLMESAKIRFKKYIKDIEFNEPKINIISNVTGKFMKDPDEIKSLLCEQIVSEVRWVDCMKTAIDHGVSKFYQCGPGKTLVKLAKRIDKNVMVKAVGEVSDVPGLPYVLDTP
- a CDS encoding carbohydrate kinase family protein → MDRKNILNMAHRFNSMIGFDGFIDKIVEAVRLRDGTGKNYQRIETIDEFAKKIAMASGHSTNMEFFVKEIRIGGNAVLMANALADLGVMTRFIGSLGKFTENIFLEFSKKTQALSLGEPGETTAVEFNDGKILFGITNPLDAITFEKIIENVGLEVFIEMLEVADLIAILNWTMIPAMGKIMDTMTNEIVPKLNKKQKFYFFDLADPEKRSQKDKKLVMDQIGIFGKYGTAVLSLNVKEAQQLCDLFGKINLDETKNSMMAAAKFLLDHSKINKIVIHGIGCSACASANATSFVDGFKVDNPVTSTGGGDVFNAGFSLAMLAGETDENCMVFANETSNRYVRGLAINK